From a single Kitasatospora sp. NBC_00458 genomic region:
- a CDS encoding DinB family protein, whose translation MDAYDRADAARTEPLRTADERATLVTFLDHQRATFAMKCAGLTTEQLRARPLLPSELSLLGLARHLAEVERGWFRNVLADEDRPGYWRHEDDRSAEFEAEAADPDEAFEIWRGECEHARQLVAAADSLDVLGHYRRSSDGTDEVYSLRWILTHMIEEYARHNGHADLLREHLDGRTGE comes from the coding sequence ATGGACGCCTACGACCGCGCCGACGCCGCGCGCACCGAGCCCCTCCGCACCGCCGACGAACGCGCCACCCTGGTCACCTTCCTGGACCACCAGCGCGCCACGTTCGCGATGAAGTGCGCCGGGCTGACCACCGAACAGCTGCGCGCCCGCCCCCTCCTGCCCTCGGAGCTCTCCCTGCTCGGCCTGGCCCGCCACCTCGCCGAGGTGGAGCGCGGCTGGTTCCGCAACGTCCTCGCCGACGAGGACCGGCCGGGCTACTGGAGGCACGAGGACGACAGGTCCGCGGAGTTCGAGGCCGAAGCGGCCGACCCGGACGAGGCCTTCGAGATCTGGCGCGGCGAGTGCGAGCACGCCCGGCAACTCGTCGCCGCCGCCGACTCGTTGGACGTACTCGGGCACTACCGGCGCAGCAGCGACGGCACCGACGAGGTCTACTCGCTCCGCTGGATCCTCACCCACATGATCGAGGAGTACGCCCGCCACAACGGCCACGCCGACCTCCTCCGCGAACACCTCGACGGCCGCACCGGCGAGTGA
- a CDS encoding cobalt-precorrin-6A reductase — translation MLVLGGTTEARELAAALVGAPLRVTSSLAGRVAEPRLPAGEVRIGGFGGPEGLAAWLRAERVDAVVDATHPFAAVMSRNAAGAAAATGVPLLALRRPGWEPVAGDRWHPVASLAAAAELLPSLGRRVLLTTGRQGIGVFAHLDGLHFTARSVDPPEPPVPASLDVLLDRGPFTLDGERALLREHRIDVVVTKDSGGAATAPKLTAARELALPVVVVERPPLPDGVPVAESVGAAREWLAGLGPGW, via the coding sequence CTGCTGGTCCTCGGCGGGACGACCGAGGCGCGGGAGCTGGCCGCCGCCCTGGTCGGCGCACCGCTCAGGGTCACCAGCTCGCTCGCCGGCCGGGTCGCCGAACCCCGGCTGCCCGCCGGCGAGGTCCGGATCGGCGGCTTCGGCGGCCCCGAGGGCCTCGCCGCCTGGCTGCGCGCCGAGCGGGTGGACGCCGTGGTCGACGCCACCCACCCGTTCGCCGCCGTGATGTCCCGCAACGCGGCCGGGGCCGCCGCCGCGACCGGCGTGCCGCTGCTCGCGCTGCGCCGCCCCGGCTGGGAGCCGGTGGCCGGCGACCGCTGGCACCCGGTGGCCTCCCTCGCGGCCGCGGCGGAGCTGCTCCCCTCGCTCGGCCGGCGGGTCCTCCTCACCACCGGACGGCAGGGCATCGGCGTGTTCGCCCACCTCGACGGCCTGCACTTCACGGCCCGTTCGGTCGACCCGCCCGAGCCCCCGGTGCCCGCCTCGCTCGACGTCCTGCTCGACCGCGGGCCGTTCACCCTGGACGGGGAACGCGCGCTGCTGCGCGAGCACCGGATCGACGTGGTGGTCACCAAGGACAGCGGCGGCGCCGCCACCGCCCCCAAGCTCACCGCCGCCCGCGAACTCGCCCTCCCCGTGGTGGTCGTGGAGCGCCCGCCGCTGCCGGACGGCGTCCCGGTGGCGGAGAGCGTCGGGGCCGCGCGGGAGTGGCTCGCCGGGCTCGGCCCCGGCTGGTGA
- the cobM gene encoding precorrin-4 C(11)-methyltransferase, producing the protein MTVHFIGAGPGAADLITLRGQRLLARAEVCLYAGSLVPRELLDECPPGARLVDTANLNLDQIVEELVRAHRAGQDVARLHSGDPSVFSAVAEQMRRLDAAGVPYEVVPGVPAFAAAAAALKRELTVPTVGQTVILTRIAKRATPMPEGEDLATLGRSGALLVLHLAAGYVDDVVEQLLPHYGAECPAAVVAMASRPDELVLRGTVGSIAGQVKEAGVVRTAVIIVGRTLAAEQFRDSHLYSADRERPHEPCGS; encoded by the coding sequence GTGACCGTCCACTTCATCGGGGCCGGACCCGGCGCCGCCGACCTGATCACCCTGCGCGGCCAGCGCCTGCTGGCCCGCGCCGAGGTCTGCCTCTACGCGGGCAGCCTGGTGCCCCGCGAGCTGCTGGACGAGTGCCCGCCCGGCGCCCGCCTGGTCGACACCGCCAACCTCAACCTCGACCAGATCGTCGAGGAGCTGGTCCGCGCCCACCGGGCCGGCCAGGACGTGGCCCGGCTGCACTCCGGCGACCCGTCCGTGTTCAGCGCCGTCGCCGAGCAGATGCGCCGGCTCGACGCGGCCGGCGTCCCGTACGAGGTGGTGCCCGGCGTGCCGGCCTTCGCCGCCGCCGCGGCCGCGCTCAAGCGCGAACTGACCGTGCCGACCGTCGGCCAGACCGTCATCCTCACCAGGATCGCCAAGCGCGCCACCCCGATGCCGGAGGGCGAGGACCTCGCCACCCTCGGCCGCAGCGGCGCCCTGCTCGTCCTGCACCTGGCCGCCGGGTACGTCGACGACGTGGTCGAGCAGCTGCTGCCGCACTACGGCGCCGAGTGCCCGGCCGCCGTCGTCGCGATGGCCAGCCGGCCGGACGAGCTGGTGCTGCGCGGCACCGTCGGCTCCATCGCCGGGCAGGTGAAGGAGGCGGGCGTGGTCCGCACCGCGGTGATCATCGTCGGCCGGACGCTCGCCGCCGAGCAGTTCCGCGACAGCCACCTCTACTCGGCGGACCGCGAGCGCCCGCACGAGCCCTGCGGGTCGTAG
- the cbiE gene encoding precorrin-6y C5,15-methyltransferase (decarboxylating) subunit CbiE, whose product MRTVRSPPPEPRPQIPKEPPVTQQPPPLTVVGIGADGWPGLAGTARAALRTAEVVIGGPRQLDLLPPDEVSAERVSWPSPLRPAVPGLLERFADRRVAVLASGDPMFHGIGRTLAEIAGPDRLRILPHPSSVSYACARLGWPLESTEVVTLVGRPLDTLRLALNPGRRLLVLSADAAGPAAVAALLTASGFGAARLRVLEQLGGPAERQLDGPADGWPHPPGDPLNLIAVDLGPAGPRTPVVPGLPDAAYESDGQLTKRHVRAATLATLAPTPGELLWDVGGGSGSIAIEWLRAHRDNRAVTVERDPVRAGRIARNAAALGVPRLHVVTGPAPAALTGLPAPDAVFVGGGLTAPGLLDACWTALAPGGRLVANTVTLESEALLTEWYRRHGGELLRLAVAHAVPVGGFTGWRQAMPVTQWSAVKPLTSQENAS is encoded by the coding sequence ATGCGCACCGTCCGAAGCCCACCGCCCGAACCGCGCCCGCAGATCCCCAAGGAGCCCCCGGTGACCCAGCAGCCGCCCCCGCTCACCGTCGTCGGGATCGGGGCCGACGGCTGGCCCGGCCTCGCCGGCACCGCGCGGGCCGCGCTGCGGACGGCCGAGGTCGTGATCGGCGGCCCCCGCCAGCTCGACCTGCTCCCCCCGGACGAGGTGTCCGCCGAACGGGTCTCCTGGCCGTCCCCGCTGCGCCCGGCCGTCCCCGGGCTGCTGGAGCGGTTCGCGGACCGCCGGGTCGCCGTCCTGGCCAGCGGCGACCCCATGTTCCACGGCATCGGCCGCACCCTCGCGGAGATCGCCGGCCCCGACCGGCTGCGCATCCTGCCGCACCCCTCCTCCGTGTCGTACGCCTGCGCCCGGCTCGGCTGGCCGCTGGAGTCCACCGAGGTGGTCACCCTGGTCGGCCGCCCCCTGGACACCCTGCGCCTCGCCCTCAACCCCGGCCGCCGGCTGCTCGTCCTCAGCGCCGACGCCGCAGGGCCCGCCGCCGTCGCCGCGCTGCTCACCGCGAGCGGCTTCGGCGCCGCCCGGCTGCGGGTCCTGGAACAGCTCGGCGGCCCCGCCGAGCGGCAGCTGGACGGCCCCGCCGACGGCTGGCCGCACCCGCCCGGCGACCCGCTCAACCTGATCGCGGTCGACCTCGGCCCCGCCGGCCCCCGCACCCCGGTCGTCCCCGGTCTGCCCGACGCCGCCTACGAGAGCGACGGCCAGCTGACCAAGCGGCACGTCCGCGCCGCCACCCTCGCCACCCTCGCGCCCACCCCCGGCGAGCTGCTCTGGGACGTCGGCGGCGGCTCCGGCTCGATCGCGATCGAGTGGCTGCGCGCCCACCGCGACAACCGGGCCGTCACCGTCGAACGCGACCCCGTCCGGGCCGGGCGGATCGCCCGCAACGCCGCCGCGCTCGGCGTGCCCCGGCTGCACGTCGTCACCGGCCCCGCGCCCGCCGCGCTCACCGGGCTGCCGGCCCCCGACGCGGTGTTCGTCGGCGGCGGGCTCACCGCCCCCGGACTGCTCGACGCCTGCTGGACCGCGCTGGCGCCGGGCGGGCGGCTGGTCGCCAACACCGTCACCCTGGAGTCCGAGGCGCTGCTCACCGAGTGGTACCGGCGGCACGGCGGGGAGCTGCTGCGGCTCGCCGTCGCGCACGCCGTCCCGGTCGGCGGCTTCACCGGCTGGCGCCAGGCGATGCCGGTCACCCAGTGGTCCGCCGTCAAACCCCTCACCTCCCAGGAGAACGCCTCGTGA
- a CDS encoding catalase, whose product MSESAVPYTTNNAGVPVPSDDNSLTVGRDGPILLHDHYLIEKMAQFNRERVPERVVHAKGAGAYGVFETTEDVSRYTKATLFQPGKRTEMLARFSTVAGEQGSPDTWRDPRGFALKFYTEDGNYDLVGNNTPVFFVRDTIKFQDFIRSQKRRTDNGLRDHDMQWDFWTLSPESAHQVTWLMGDRGIPKSYRHMNGYSSHTYMWINAAGERFWVKYHFKTDQGVDFLTQADADRLAGSDPDLHREDLWQAIEGGNAPSWTLHVQVMPFDEAPGYRFNPFDLTKVWPHGDYPLIRVGTMTLNRNPEDYFVHIEQAAFEPANLVPGISVSPDKMLLGRVFSYPDTHRYRIGPNYAQLPPNRPHVPVHSYAKDGPMRFDPARTAAPYAPNSKGGPAADPKAYDDPSAGWQTSGDMVREAYSLHAEDDDWGQAGTMVRKVLDDAQRDRLVSNIVGHLKGGVSDPVLDRAVQYWRNVDKALGDRVASGVGRA is encoded by the coding sequence ATGTCCGAGTCAGCGGTCCCGTACACCACCAACAACGCCGGGGTCCCGGTGCCGAGCGACGACAACTCGCTCACGGTGGGCAGGGACGGCCCGATTCTGCTCCACGACCACTACCTGATCGAGAAGATGGCCCAGTTCAACCGCGAACGGGTGCCGGAGCGGGTGGTGCACGCGAAGGGGGCCGGGGCGTACGGCGTCTTCGAGACCACGGAGGACGTCAGCCGGTATACCAAGGCGACGCTGTTCCAGCCGGGCAAGCGGACGGAGATGCTGGCCCGCTTCTCGACCGTGGCCGGCGAGCAGGGCAGCCCGGACACCTGGCGCGACCCGCGCGGCTTCGCGCTGAAGTTCTACACCGAGGACGGCAACTACGACCTGGTGGGCAACAACACCCCGGTCTTCTTCGTCCGCGACACGATCAAGTTCCAGGACTTCATCCGCTCGCAGAAGCGGCGCACGGACAACGGCCTGCGCGACCACGACATGCAGTGGGACTTCTGGACGCTCTCGCCGGAGTCCGCCCACCAGGTCACCTGGCTGATGGGGGACCGCGGGATCCCGAAGTCCTACCGGCACATGAACGGGTACAGCTCGCACACCTACATGTGGATCAACGCCGCCGGCGAGCGGTTCTGGGTGAAGTACCACTTCAAGACCGACCAGGGCGTCGACTTCCTCACCCAGGCCGACGCCGACCGGCTGGCCGGCTCCGACCCGGACCTGCACCGCGAGGACCTCTGGCAGGCGATCGAGGGCGGCAACGCGCCGTCCTGGACGCTGCACGTGCAGGTCATGCCGTTCGACGAGGCGCCCGGCTACCGGTTCAACCCCTTCGACCTGACGAAGGTCTGGCCGCACGGCGACTACCCGCTGATCCGGGTCGGCACGATGACCCTGAACCGCAACCCCGAGGACTACTTCGTCCACATCGAGCAGGCCGCCTTCGAACCCGCCAACCTGGTGCCGGGCATCAGCGTCTCGCCGGACAAGATGCTGCTCGGCCGGGTCTTCTCCTACCCGGACACGCACCGGTACCGGATCGGCCCCAACTACGCGCAGCTGCCGCCGAACCGGCCGCACGTCCCGGTGCACTCGTACGCCAAGGACGGGCCGATGCGGTTCGACCCGGCGCGCACTGCGGCCCCGTACGCGCCCAACTCCAAGGGCGGACCGGCGGCCGACCCGAAGGCGTACGACGACCCGTCGGCCGGCTGGCAGACGTCCGGCGACATGGTCCGCGAGGCGTACTCGCTGCACGCCGAGGACGACGACTGGGGGCAGGCGGGCACGATGGTCCGCAAGGTGCTGGACGACGCGCAGCGCGACCGGCTGGTCTCCAACATCGTCGGGCACCTCAAGGGCGGGGTGAGCGATCCGGTGCTGGACCGGGCGGTGCAGTACTGGCGCAATGTCGACAAGGCGCTCGGCGACCGGGTCGCCTCGGGCGTGGGCAGGGCCTGA
- a CDS encoding gamma-glutamylcyclotransferase family protein encodes MPAAPTAPALPFFVYGTLRPGGRNHALHLAGRCAEVRGAVLEGAALHAGPGFPYAVPDATPGRRIVGELVTIRPGAYPDALAALDRLEDCRADGTGEYVRERLAVRTADGAAAQAWVYLAGPEVAARLRTHPALIASGDWLHDR; translated from the coding sequence GTGCCCGCCGCCCCGACCGCCCCCGCCCTCCCCTTCTTCGTCTACGGCACCCTCCGCCCCGGCGGGCGCAACCACGCCCTCCACCTGGCCGGCCGGTGCGCCGAGGTGCGCGGGGCGGTGCTGGAGGGCGCGGCCCTGCACGCGGGACCGGGGTTCCCCTACGCGGTGCCGGACGCGACCCCCGGGCGGCGGATCGTCGGCGAGCTGGTCACGATCCGCCCCGGCGCGTACCCGGACGCGCTCGCCGCCCTGGACCGCCTGGAGGACTGCCGGGCCGACGGCACCGGCGAGTACGTCCGGGAGCGGCTCGCCGTCCGGACCGCGGACGGCGCCGCGGCGCAGGCGTGGGTGTACCTGGCCGGGCCGGAGGTCGCCGCCCGGCTGCGCACGCACCCCGCGCTGATCGCCTCCGGGGACTGGCTGCACGACCGCTGA